In Mixta intestinalis, the following are encoded in one genomic region:
- the araD gene encoding L-arabinonate dehydratase: protein MFNKDGLTRREISELRSQRWYAPKTIRAFAHRQRTQQMGFAREEFLGKPVIGIIINTWSDMSACHSHLRERAEAVKRGVWAAGGFPVELPALSMGEVMVKPTTMLYRNFLAMETEELLRQHPIDGVVLLGGCDKSTPALLMGALSMDIPVIFCPAGPMTTGKWHGQVTGAGTHTKKFWDQLRLGAITQHDWIELEGAMTRSIGTCNTMGTASTMTSIADAMGFTLPGASSIPAADCRHPQMAAQCGQTIVDMVWYDHKPSRWLTKQNFLNGIAAYMALGGSTNAAIHLIAMANRASIALNLDDMEALARRIPVLANLFPSGKGLMDDFFFAGGLMAQLKKISQFLHLDAKGVTNTSVSAWIENAHCYDDDTIRDLDNPVIPLTQGCALTVLRGNLCPNGAVMKSSAASPQLRHHVGPALVFDSHQQLSDCIDDPALDVTKDSVIILRNAGPVGGPGMPEWGNLPIPKKLLQQGVTDMVRISDARMSGTHYGTCILHVAPEAAVGGPLALVQTGDRIELDIAAGTLNMLVDEAELARRRAALKPTHQTFSRSWSALYQQHVTQADQGCDFDFLQSGSDVPEPPIF from the coding sequence ATGTTTAACAAAGACGGTTTAACGCGCAGGGAGATCTCCGAACTTCGTAGCCAACGGTGGTATGCCCCCAAGACTATCAGAGCCTTTGCGCATCGGCAGCGCACCCAACAGATGGGCTTCGCACGGGAAGAGTTTTTAGGCAAGCCGGTTATCGGCATCATCATCAACACATGGAGCGATATGAGCGCCTGCCATTCGCATCTGCGTGAACGTGCAGAGGCGGTGAAACGCGGCGTCTGGGCAGCGGGCGGTTTTCCGGTCGAGTTACCGGCCCTGTCGATGGGCGAAGTGATGGTGAAACCCACCACCATGCTATATCGCAACTTTCTGGCGATGGAAACCGAGGAACTTCTGCGCCAGCATCCGATCGACGGCGTCGTGCTGTTAGGCGGCTGCGATAAATCGACGCCCGCGCTGCTGATGGGCGCGCTTTCGATGGATATCCCGGTCATCTTCTGCCCGGCGGGTCCAATGACCACCGGCAAATGGCACGGCCAGGTGACCGGCGCAGGCACCCACACCAAAAAATTCTGGGATCAGCTCCGCCTCGGTGCGATCACTCAGCATGACTGGATCGAACTGGAAGGCGCGATGACCCGCTCGATCGGCACCTGCAACACCATGGGCACCGCATCCACCATGACCTCGATCGCCGATGCGATGGGCTTTACCCTGCCCGGTGCCAGTTCGATCCCGGCGGCCGACTGCCGTCATCCACAAATGGCGGCGCAGTGCGGCCAGACAATCGTTGATATGGTGTGGTATGACCATAAGCCTTCGCGCTGGCTGACCAAACAGAACTTCCTTAACGGCATCGCCGCCTACATGGCGCTTGGCGGTTCCACCAACGCCGCGATCCACCTGATCGCCATGGCAAACCGCGCCTCGATTGCGTTGAACCTCGACGATATGGAAGCGCTGGCGCGCCGTATTCCGGTGCTGGCGAACCTGTTCCCGTCCGGTAAAGGGTTAATGGACGATTTCTTTTTCGCCGGTGGCCTGATGGCGCAGCTGAAAAAAATCAGCCAGTTCCTGCACCTGGACGCAAAAGGCGTCACCAATACTTCGGTCAGCGCCTGGATCGAAAACGCTCACTGCTACGATGACGATACCATTCGCGATCTTGATAATCCGGTCATCCCGCTGACTCAGGGCTGCGCGTTGACGGTACTGCGCGGCAACCTCTGCCCTAACGGTGCGGTAATGAAATCTTCTGCTGCCAGCCCGCAGCTACGCCATCACGTTGGCCCGGCGCTGGTTTTCGACAGCCACCAGCAGCTTTCTGACTGCATTGACGATCCGGCGCTCGATGTGACCAAAGATAGCGTCATCATCCTGCGTAACGCCGGTCCGGTCGGCGGCCCGGGGATGCCGGAATGGGGTAACCTGCCGATCCCGAAAAAACTGCTGCAACAGGGCGTCACCGATATGGTGCGTATTTCCGATGCGCGCATGTCCGGCACCCACTACGGCACCTGCATTCTGCACGTCGCGCCGGAAGCGGCGGTTGGCGGGCCGCTGGCGCTGGTGCAAACCGGCGATCGGATCGAGCTGGATATCGCCGCCGGTACGCTCAACATGCTGGTTGACGAAGCCGAACTGGCCCGACGCCGCGCCGCGCTAAAACCGACGCACCAAACCTTCTCCCGCTCCTGGTCTGCCCTTTATCAGCAGCACGTCACTCAGGCCGATCAGGGCTGCGATTTCGATTTCCTCCAGAGCGGCAGCGACGTTCCGGAACCTCCCATTTTTTAA
- a CDS encoding LacI family DNA-binding transcriptional regulator, producing MRQRSRQIIKLDDVALQAGVSPSTVSLYIRQPERVSAKTGKKIQTAIDNLGYVHNKIASQFTGGRSSNMAVVLPSLANVIFSYVIQRIESTVSAQGFQLSIASHDHCLNKEEEQIRAILQWTPAVIAIAGADHKTSTLKMLQNSGVPVVQMWQVDGSAITAQVGNNHEQIGYSAAQYLLETGCEQLAYFTTRFNDDIRARTRYTGFCRALEERGKKPLLVDIPRSDNIWQASRETLMKTLVKEKGLDGIFCTSDSIATALLMEAQSRGIKVPDQLSILGFGDFPSSAWLSPVSLSSVSLNADMIAVKTAEMMLAMSQDKEYRGEVVNVGFEIIPRGSTRLPF from the coding sequence ATGCGTCAACGATCACGCCAAATCATAAAGCTTGATGATGTGGCTCTTCAGGCCGGAGTCTCGCCTTCAACCGTTTCGCTGTATATTCGCCAGCCAGAGCGCGTTTCAGCCAAAACAGGGAAGAAAATTCAGACGGCCATAGATAATCTGGGTTACGTGCATAATAAAATTGCCAGCCAGTTTACCGGAGGGCGCAGCAGTAATATGGCGGTAGTATTACCTTCGCTGGCCAACGTCATTTTCAGCTATGTTATTCAGCGTATTGAATCGACCGTGAGCGCGCAGGGGTTTCAGTTATCTATTGCCTCTCACGATCACTGTCTGAATAAAGAAGAGGAACAGATTCGCGCTATTTTACAGTGGACGCCAGCGGTGATTGCTATCGCCGGTGCGGATCATAAAACCTCAACCTTAAAGATGCTGCAAAACAGCGGCGTGCCGGTAGTGCAGATGTGGCAGGTTGACGGTAGCGCGATTACCGCGCAGGTCGGTAATAATCATGAACAGATCGGCTACAGTGCCGCACAATATTTACTGGAGACTGGCTGCGAACAGCTGGCCTATTTCACCACGCGTTTTAATGATGATATTCGCGCACGTACGCGCTACACGGGCTTTTGTCGTGCGCTGGAAGAGCGGGGGAAAAAGCCGCTGCTGGTAGATATTCCGCGCAGCGATAATATCTGGCAGGCCAGCCGCGAAACCCTGATGAAAACGCTGGTAAAGGAAAAAGGCCTCGACGGTATTTTCTGTACCAGTGATTCCATCGCCACCGCACTGTTAATGGAGGCGCAGTCGCGCGGTATTAAAGTCCCGGATCAGCTGAGTATTTTAGGCTTCGGTGATTTTCCATCAAGCGCATGGCTGTCGCCGGTTTCTCTCTCCAGCGTCAGCCTTAACGCCGATATGATTGCGGTAAAAACCGCTGAGATGATGCTGGCGATGAGCCAGGATAAAGAGTATCGCGGCGAGGTGGTGAACGTCGGCTTTGAGATTATACCGCGCGGCAGTACGCGTTTACCCTTCTGA
- a CDS encoding aldose 1-epimerase — protein sequence MTRLLECTQGDASMAVAPALGGALAWLRWRGHDILRPFDPAGEQRANLCGSYPLIPWSNRIANGHFTFNGASHAVKRNFGDHPHALHGSGWQSAWQVAHAADDEVVLQLDSPASESWPWPWRAQQVFRLSSDRLRIELSYCNSAQENVPVGLGFHPFFADAAQSEIRFAAAGVWLNDENSLPCEAVAVPEKWLYTHFRSPVFGSVDNCFTGWRPPAEVRWPQRRIRVEMRSAASNAVLFIPPRERNVVAIEPVTHVNNAINLFPADDGEQAMTTVHPGETFSHWMELRMISDE from the coding sequence ATGACGCGCCTGCTCGAATGTACCCAGGGCGATGCCAGCATGGCCGTCGCGCCCGCGTTAGGCGGCGCGCTGGCCTGGCTGCGCTGGCGCGGGCATGACATCTTACGGCCCTTCGATCCCGCAGGCGAACAGCGTGCCAATCTGTGCGGCAGCTATCCGCTGATCCCCTGGTCAAACCGCATCGCCAACGGACACTTTACCTTTAATGGTGCCAGCCACGCGGTAAAACGCAACTTTGGCGATCATCCGCACGCCCTGCACGGCAGCGGCTGGCAAAGCGCCTGGCAGGTGGCACATGCTGCCGATGATGAAGTGGTATTGCAGCTCGACAGCCCGGCCAGCGAAAGCTGGCCCTGGCCCTGGCGTGCGCAACAGGTTTTTCGCCTGAGCAGCGATCGGCTGCGCATCGAGCTGAGCTACTGCAACAGCGCGCAGGAGAACGTACCGGTAGGCCTGGGGTTTCATCCCTTCTTTGCCGACGCCGCACAGAGCGAAATCCGTTTTGCCGCCGCAGGCGTCTGGCTTAACGACGAAAACAGCCTGCCCTGTGAAGCGGTCGCGGTGCCGGAAAAATGGCTCTACACGCATTTTCGATCGCCGGTATTCGGCTCGGTGGATAACTGCTTTACCGGCTGGCGGCCCCCCGCAGAAGTCAGATGGCCGCAGCGCCGGATCCGCGTGGAGATGCGCTCCGCTGCCAGCAACGCGGTGCTGTTTATTCCGCCGCGCGAGCGCAACGTGGTAGCTATCGAACCGGTCACCCACGTCAATAACGCCATCAATCTGTTTCCTGCCGACGACGGCGAACAGGCGATGACCACCGTTCATCCCGGAGAGACGTTTTCTCACTGGATGGAACTGCGGATGATAAGCGATGAATAA
- a CDS encoding NAD(P)-dependent oxidoreductase, protein MKTIGFIGLGLMGEAMSKNIVAKFDGSVLVYDVNPAAIATLTAAGAQAANSVEEIAQKADVIISMVPRSEHVQAIYRQMLPYLHQGQITIDMSTIEPAVSEALAAEVAQKGAVMLDAPVVKSVQAAIKGELGIYIGGDKAAWEKVKPVLAMMGCNQIHMGQNGRGLVMKMLHNVQVAGIQNSVNEMLTAAEHYQIPKAAFHQAISYGGAANFYLDSKINSLIAEDYRTAFSLQNMAKDVNIMKSMLETSGLQLPGVEVIKGVYDKGMESGLGGEDFCATFKVVKDNA, encoded by the coding sequence ATGAAAACCATCGGCTTTATTGGACTTGGCTTAATGGGCGAAGCGATGTCAAAAAACATCGTGGCTAAATTTGACGGCTCGGTGCTGGTGTATGACGTGAACCCCGCCGCCATTGCAACATTAACCGCCGCGGGCGCGCAGGCAGCCAACTCCGTTGAGGAAATTGCGCAAAAAGCCGACGTAATTATCAGTATGGTGCCGCGATCTGAACACGTTCAGGCGATCTATCGTCAGATGTTGCCGTATCTGCATCAGGGACAGATCACCATCGATATGTCGACCATCGAACCCGCCGTTTCCGAGGCGCTGGCCGCTGAGGTGGCGCAAAAAGGTGCCGTTATGCTTGATGCTCCGGTAGTGAAATCGGTACAGGCGGCGATTAAAGGCGAACTGGGTATCTATATCGGCGGCGATAAAGCGGCATGGGAAAAAGTGAAGCCGGTGCTGGCGATGATGGGCTGTAACCAGATTCATATGGGCCAGAACGGGCGCGGCCTGGTGATGAAAATGCTGCACAACGTACAGGTAGCCGGTATCCAGAACAGCGTCAATGAAATGCTGACCGCAGCGGAGCATTACCAGATCCCGAAAGCGGCGTTCCATCAGGCGATCTCCTACGGCGGCGCGGCCAACTTCTACCTCGACAGCAAAATTAACAGCCTGATCGCCGAAGATTACCGCACCGCCTTCTCGCTGCAAAACATGGCGAAAGACGTAAACATCATGAAATCGATGCTGGAAACGTCCGGGTTACAGCTTCCGGGCGTTGAAGTCATCAAGGGCGTTTACGATAAAGGTATGGAATCCGGCCTCGGCGGTGAAGATTTCTGCGCCACATTTAAAGTTGTGAAAGATAACGCCTGA
- a CDS encoding SDR family NAD(P)-dependent oxidoreductase → MNYSENVTYHSLKNKIVAITGGASGIGEELVRAYVNQGARVAFLDFDREAGEKLAQELNCLFLFCDVTNIAQLKACFADISTRLGDVDILINNAGSDDHHKIDDLTEEYFNNRINVNLRHQLFAIQAVIPGMTKKGEGSIINMGSINWMRGRPGRVCYSLSKAAIHGFTRTLAQELGARGIRVNSLVPGAIKTAKQEAMWAKLDPAAVNQFIDLQALKVRLDGTHCARLALFLGSSESCGCTGQDFVVDAGLSLN, encoded by the coding sequence ATGAACTACAGCGAAAATGTCACTTACCATTCACTGAAAAATAAAATTGTCGCCATCACCGGCGGTGCCAGCGGCATCGGCGAAGAACTGGTGCGCGCCTATGTTAATCAGGGCGCACGCGTGGCGTTTCTCGATTTCGATCGCGAGGCGGGCGAAAAGCTGGCGCAAGAGCTGAACTGCCTGTTCCTGTTTTGCGACGTTACCAATATTGCGCAGCTAAAAGCCTGCTTTGCCGACATTTCCACACGGCTGGGCGATGTGGATATTCTGATTAATAACGCTGGCAGCGACGATCACCATAAGATCGACGATCTCACCGAAGAGTATTTCAATAACCGCATTAACGTGAACCTGCGCCATCAGCTGTTTGCTATTCAGGCGGTCATACCTGGCATGACGAAAAAAGGCGAAGGCAGCATCATTAATATGGGTTCGATTAACTGGATGCGCGGTCGCCCAGGACGCGTCTGCTACTCCTTATCGAAAGCCGCAATTCATGGTTTTACCCGCACCCTGGCGCAGGAGCTGGGCGCACGCGGCATCCGCGTAAACAGCCTGGTACCGGGCGCGATTAAAACGGCGAAACAGGAAGCGATGTGGGCGAAGCTCGATCCGGCGGCGGTAAATCAGTTTATCGATTTGCAGGCGCTGAAGGTGCGGCTGGACGGTACCCACTGCGCGCGTCTGGCACTGTTCCTTGGCTCCAGCGAATCGTGCGGCTGCACCGGACAGGATTTTGTCGTGGATGCGGGTTTATCGCTTAACTAA
- a CDS encoding MFS transporter, with amino-acid sequence MGIYATPSTYTAVASAPQEKAAVAAGIYKLASSLGGAMGVALSLAVYSAFDDVHQAGAAGFG; translated from the coding sequence GTGGGTATCTATGCTACGCCTTCTACCTATACCGCCGTTGCTTCTGCGCCACAGGAAAAAGCTGCCGTGGCGGCAGGCATTTATAAGCTGGCCAGCTCGCTCGGCGGAGCAATGGGCGTGGCGCTGTCGCTTGCGGTTTACTCTGCTTTTGATGATGTGCATCAGGCGGGTGCGGCAGGATTTGGTTAA
- a CDS encoding solute:sodium symporter family transporter, with the protein MEMFFSGVTFFFFLVIVALYSYRKTKGISESGVEGFFLAGRGLSGYFIAGSLLLSNLSAEQLVGLNGNAYRFDISGMAWESTAAIATIVMALFFLPRFLRRGLTTMPQFLEERFDNNTRRMVSIMLLVGYALMANPCSLYLGAITMNEMFNFQQLLNLSDWSAIAILALAMGAIGGLYATLGGLKAVAISDTISGLILLVAALLVPVLGLFALGDGSFSAGAKILLSHPRQLNAIGSSSSAVPFSTIFTGMLCANMFYWCTNQMIIQRTLGAQSLAESQKGVLLAGSIKLLVPLAMVLPGLIALNMFGPVFSNADYAYPTLVKAVLPWWLIGMFAAAIFGTVISHFNSVVNSSATLFVIDLFGPMTGCRDEKKLVRMGKIASVVVSLISIMIAPMLLHTPNGIFDLMRRFTGFYNIPIITIVLVGFLTRHVPALAAKCVLVFHIVVYGMYMFTDIDKLIPLHYIHVMGILFIVEVTLMLIIGKVKPAAWRASAHAPASIPMEKWRFAVPASVIMVAVLISVYITLSPFGLASETGISDHYGYLLALVWGSAVLLIMGLARRHIFRSGREMMALNESAGAKCVNDHAKS; encoded by the coding sequence ATGGAGATGTTTTTCTCTGGTGTAACGTTTTTTTTCTTTCTCGTAATCGTAGCGCTATATTCTTATCGTAAAACAAAAGGCATATCAGAATCAGGCGTGGAGGGATTTTTTCTCGCCGGACGAGGATTAAGCGGTTATTTCATTGCGGGATCGCTGTTGCTTTCCAATCTGTCGGCAGAGCAGCTGGTGGGGCTTAACGGCAACGCCTATCGCTTCGACATCAGTGGTATGGCCTGGGAAAGTACCGCTGCCATCGCCACGATTGTAATGGCGCTTTTCTTCCTGCCGCGCTTTCTACGCCGTGGCTTAACCACCATGCCGCAGTTTCTGGAAGAGCGTTTCGATAACAATACCCGCCGTATGGTCAGCATTATGCTATTGGTGGGTTATGCGCTGATGGCGAATCCGTGCAGCCTCTATCTGGGGGCGATTACCATGAACGAGATGTTTAATTTCCAGCAGCTGCTGAACCTGTCGGACTGGAGCGCCATTGCGATCCTGGCGCTGGCGATGGGAGCGATTGGCGGCCTGTATGCCACGCTTGGTGGACTAAAAGCGGTAGCTATTTCTGACACGATCAGCGGGCTGATCCTGCTGGTGGCGGCGCTTCTGGTGCCGGTGCTGGGGCTGTTTGCGCTGGGTGACGGCTCTTTCAGCGCCGGAGCTAAAATTTTGCTGAGCCATCCCCGGCAGCTAAACGCGATTGGCTCTTCCAGTTCGGCGGTGCCGTTCAGCACCATCTTTACCGGGATGCTGTGTGCCAACATGTTTTACTGGTGTACCAATCAAATGATCATTCAGCGCACTCTGGGAGCGCAATCGCTGGCAGAGAGCCAGAAAGGGGTTTTACTGGCGGGTTCGATCAAACTGCTGGTGCCGCTGGCAATGGTGTTACCCGGCCTTATTGCCCTGAATATGTTTGGCCCGGTATTTAGCAATGCGGATTATGCCTATCCGACGCTGGTTAAGGCCGTACTGCCCTGGTGGCTGATCGGCATGTTTGCGGCAGCTATTTTTGGCACGGTGATCAGCCACTTTAATTCCGTGGTTAATTCCAGCGCCACGCTGTTTGTTATCGATCTGTTTGGTCCAATGACCGGCTGTCGTGATGAGAAAAAACTGGTACGTATGGGCAAAATAGCGTCGGTTGTTGTTTCACTGATTTCCATCATGATTGCGCCGATGCTGCTGCATACGCCGAACGGTATTTTCGATCTGATGCGTCGTTTTACCGGTTTTTATAATATTCCGATTATTACTATCGTGCTGGTAGGATTCCTGACGCGCCATGTTCCGGCACTGGCGGCAAAATGCGTGCTGGTGTTTCATATTGTGGTTTATGGCATGTATATGTTTACCGACATCGACAAACTTATTCCTCTCCATTACATCCACGTCATGGGCATTTTGTTTATCGTTGAAGTGACGCTGATGTTGATTATTGGTAAGGTGAAACCTGCGGCCTGGCGCGCGTCAGCACATGCGCCAGCCAGTATTCCGATGGAAAAATGGCGCTTTGCCGTGCCTGCCAGTGTTATTATGGTGGCGGTTTTAATCAGCGTTTACATCACGTTATCTCCCTTTGGCCTGGCATCTGAGACAGGTATATCTGACCATTATGGCTATCTTTTGGCGCTGGTATGGGGAAGTGCAGTATTGCTGATTATGGGATTAGCTCGACGCCACATTTTTCGCTCCGGGCGAGAGATGATGGCGCTGAACGAGAGTGCGGGAGCAAAATGCGTCAACGATCACGCCAAATCATAA
- a CDS encoding SMP-30/gluconolactonase/LRE family protein — MNKPEQLFDYVGHLPECPSWDSDTQTLWWADILEREIHALHLPGGEHRVITFPEEPGCFALREKGGLIVALRSGIWLTGEAGQLQQKICDNPNNPALARFNDGGVDPWGRFWAGTYWGPRDYNGALLCRVDASLRTGVMQCDILGANGLAFSPDRRWMYTSDTPNHVIYRTPLDDEGNPGVRQVWKTFPRGNGRPDGAAMDSEGCYWSALFDGWRIARFSPQGEVLEEHTLPVRCPTMVCFGGPEMKTLFITTTRENMTAEECAAYPLSGAIFTLNVAVAGMHKPKFKEHA, encoded by the coding sequence ATGAATAAACCTGAACAGCTTTTCGATTATGTCGGCCATCTGCCGGAATGCCCCAGCTGGGACAGCGACACCCAAACGCTCTGGTGGGCAGATATCCTGGAGCGTGAGATTCACGCTCTGCATCTGCCGGGCGGCGAACATCGGGTAATAACCTTCCCGGAAGAGCCAGGCTGTTTCGCACTACGCGAAAAAGGCGGCCTGATCGTCGCGCTTCGCAGCGGCATCTGGCTTACCGGCGAGGCAGGTCAGCTTCAGCAAAAAATTTGCGATAACCCTAATAATCCGGCGCTGGCGCGCTTCAACGATGGCGGCGTCGATCCCTGGGGGCGCTTCTGGGCAGGCACCTACTGGGGGCCACGCGACTATAACGGCGCGCTGCTGTGCCGTGTTGATGCCAGCCTCCGTACGGGCGTCATGCAGTGCGACATTCTCGGTGCCAACGGCCTCGCCTTTTCGCCCGACCGCCGCTGGATGTACACCAGCGACACGCCGAACCATGTCATTTACCGCACGCCGCTTGATGATGAAGGCAACCCAGGCGTACGCCAGGTGTGGAAAACCTTCCCACGCGGCAACGGCAGGCCCGACGGCGCGGCGATGGACAGCGAAGGCTGCTACTGGAGCGCACTGTTTGACGGCTGGCGCATCGCCCGCTTTTCGCCACAGGGCGAGGTTCTGGAAGAGCATACTCTGCCGGTACGCTGCCCCACGATGGTCTGCTTTGGCGGGCCGGAAATGAAGACGCTGTTTATCACCACCACCAGAGAAAACATGACGGCTGAAGAGTGCGCGGCTTACCCGCTCTCCGGTGCCATTTTTACCCTGAATGTTGCCGTTGCCGGCATGCACAAACCCAAATTTAAGGAACACGCATAA
- a CDS encoding HpcH/HpaI aldolase family protein, translated as MNNFKKSILSGQRLLGTWMMTGSDTVAEAMATVGFDFLVLDQEHVAVDTLDAIRIDRAVRSVNNNTTPLYRLAGNETVLIKRALDGGALSLMIPFINTVEEARKAVESAYYPPYGKRGFAAMHRASGWGGNPQFVQESRDELCLILQLETPEAIASIDDIAAVDGITGFFIGPGDLSSAMGHPGNPSHPEVQAMIKRGLEACQRLGFPCGIVGGNPELVNKYQQMGFTFVALASDMSFMLARAKEQLAAIRGEDLKIRGGEVY; from the coding sequence ATGAACAATTTCAAAAAAAGCATCCTCTCCGGCCAGCGTCTGCTGGGAACCTGGATGATGACCGGCAGCGATACCGTGGCCGAAGCGATGGCGACCGTTGGCTTTGATTTCCTGGTACTGGATCAGGAACACGTTGCGGTGGATACGCTGGATGCCATCCGCATCGATCGCGCCGTGCGCAGCGTCAACAACAATACCACCCCGCTGTACCGGCTGGCGGGCAACGAAACGGTGCTGATTAAGCGCGCGCTCGACGGCGGCGCGCTGTCGCTGATGATCCCCTTTATTAATACGGTTGAAGAGGCGCGTAAAGCGGTGGAATCCGCCTACTATCCGCCTTACGGCAAGCGCGGCTTTGCGGCGATGCATCGCGCTTCCGGCTGGGGCGGCAACCCACAGTTCGTACAGGAGTCACGCGACGAACTTTGCCTGATTTTACAGCTGGAAACGCCGGAAGCGATCGCCAGCATTGATGATATCGCTGCGGTTGACGGCATTACCGGTTTCTTTATTGGCCCCGGCGATCTCTCCTCCGCCATGGGCCATCCGGGTAATCCGTCACACCCTGAGGTACAGGCGATGATCAAACGCGGCCTGGAAGCCTGTCAGCGCCTCGGCTTCCCCTGCGGTATCGTGGGCGGCAACCCGGAACTGGTCAATAAGTACCAGCAGATGGGCTTTACCTTCGTCGCGCTGGCCTCTGATATGAGCTTTATGCTGGCGCGTGCGAAGGAGCAGCTGGCGGCCATTCGCGGTGAAGATCTGAAAATTCGCGGCGGCGAGGTCTACTAA
- a CDS encoding amidase: MIEVTEVSIAELRNALESGRTTAVELVKAYFARIDAYNGPETETKLNAVVVRNPDAIKEAEASDARRARGEVLSPLDGIPYTAKDSYLVKGLTAASGSPAFKDLIAQYDAFAVERLRNAGAICLGKTNMPPMANGGMQRGHYGRAESPYNARYLTAPFASGSSNGAGTGTAASFSAFGLAEETWSSGRGPASNNGLCAYTPSRGVISVRGNWPLTPTMDVVVPYARTMADLLEILDVVVADDPITRGDLWRLQPWIKIPKASEVRPASYLDLAVKADALKGKRFGVPRMFINKDELAGTSEHPGIGGPTGQRINTRASVIDLWEDARKTLEAAGAEVVEVDFPLVSNCEGDRPGAPTVFNRGIVSPEFLNDELWELSGWAFDEFLRANGDPKLNKLADANGPQIFPHDLGTLPNREGDLAAGMEEYVNMAKRGLKSYNQIDSVPDGLRGLEKTRKLDLEDWMDNLKLDAVLFPTVADVGPADADVNPASADIAWSNGVWVANGNLAIRHLGVPTVTVPMGIMADIGMPVGLTFAGRAYDDNNLLRFGAAFESTGSKRMIPPLTPPLANQ; this comes from the coding sequence ATGATCGAAGTAACTGAGGTTTCTATTGCCGAATTGCGCAATGCGCTCGAGTCTGGTCGTACTACAGCTGTCGAACTGGTTAAAGCCTATTTTGCACGCATCGATGCCTATAATGGCCCAGAGACAGAAACAAAGTTGAATGCGGTAGTGGTACGTAACCCGGATGCAATCAAGGAGGCCGAAGCTTCCGATGCGCGTCGTGCCCGCGGTGAGGTGCTGAGCCCGCTGGATGGCATTCCCTATACCGCCAAGGATAGTTATTTGGTCAAGGGGCTCACCGCCGCTTCTGGTAGCCCTGCGTTCAAAGATTTAATCGCCCAATACGATGCGTTTGCCGTCGAACGTCTGCGCAACGCTGGCGCTATCTGCCTGGGTAAAACTAACATGCCACCGATGGCTAATGGCGGTATGCAGCGAGGACATTATGGACGTGCAGAAAGCCCATATAATGCCCGCTACCTTACCGCACCATTCGCCTCCGGCTCTTCGAATGGTGCTGGCACGGGTACCGCTGCAAGCTTTTCCGCTTTCGGTCTGGCGGAAGAAACATGGTCCAGCGGACGCGGTCCAGCGTCAAACAACGGTCTGTGCGCCTACACGCCGTCACGCGGCGTGATTTCTGTGCGCGGTAACTGGCCCCTGACACCGACAATGGACGTGGTAGTACCATACGCCCGAACCATGGCCGACTTGCTTGAGATTCTTGATGTCGTGGTTGCAGACGATCCGATTACCCGTGGTGATCTGTGGCGTTTACAGCCCTGGATAAAAATCCCTAAAGCTTCGGAAGTACGCCCGGCATCTTACCTGGATCTTGCCGTCAAAGCCGACGCCCTGAAAGGCAAACGCTTCGGTGTCCCGCGTATGTTCATCAACAAAGACGAACTGGCTGGCACCAGTGAACATCCTGGTATCGGAGGCCCAACTGGTCAACGTATCAACACTCGCGCATCGGTAATAGACCTTTGGGAAGATGCACGAAAAACTCTGGAAGCTGCGGGAGCGGAAGTAGTAGAAGTAGACTTCCCGCTGGTCTCAAACTGTGAAGGTGACCGTCCCGGTGCGCCGACCGTATTCAATCGTGGAATTGTTTCACCTGAATTTCTCAATGATGAGCTCTGGGAATTATCCGGCTGGGCTTTCGATGAATTCTTACGCGCAAATGGCGATCCCAAACTAAATAAACTGGCTGATGCCAATGGGCCACAGATCTTCCCGCACGACCTGGGCACCCTGCCGAACCGCGAAGGCGATCTTGCGGCAGGCATGGAAGAATACGTTAATATGGCCAAACGAGGCCTCAAATCGTACAACCAGATCGATAGCGTGCCGGACGGCCTGCGTGGCCTGGAGAAGACCCGCAAACTGGATCTGGAAGACTGGATGGACAACCTGAAACTCGACGCCGTGCTATTCCCAACCGTCGCTGATGTTGGCCCGGCAGATGCTGATGTCAACCCGGCATCGGCCGATATCGCCTGGAGCAATGGGGTTTGGGTTGCTAACGGTAATCTTGCCATTCGCCATTTAGGTGTCCCAACCGTTACCGTACCGATGGGTATAATGGCCGATATTGGTATGCCAGTAGGCCTGACTTTTGCCGGTAGGGCTTATGACGACAATAACCTGTTGCGTTTTGGTGCAGCCTTCGAATCAACCGGTAGCAAACGCATGATCCCCCCTCTTACTCCACCGCTCGCTAATCAATAG